In Lemur catta isolate mLemCat1 chromosome 1, mLemCat1.pri, whole genome shotgun sequence, one DNA window encodes the following:
- the LOC123630812 gene encoding keratin-associated protein 10-12-like, with translation MAASAVSVCSSDLSYGSRICLPGSCDACPDSWQVDDCPESCCEPPCCAPSCCAPAPCLTLVCRPVSCVSSPCRPVCTSTCTPSCCQQSSCQPACCTPSPCQQSCCVPVCCKPVCCEPVCCKPVCCEPVCSEASSSCCQQSSCQPACCTSSPCQQSCCVPVCCKPVCCVPVCCKPVCCEPVCSGASSSCCQQSSCQPACCTSSPCQSSCCRPSSCVSLLCRPVCRPACCAPASSCQPSCCRPASSVSLLCRPACPRPASCVSLLCRPACPRPACCGLSLGQGSSC, from the coding sequence ATGGCCGCGTCCGCCGTGTCCGTCTGCTCCAGCGACCTGAGCTACGGCAGCCGGATCTGCCTGCCCGGTTCCTGCGACGCCTGCCCCGACTCCTGGCAGGTGGACGACTGCCCAGAGAGCTGCTGCGAGCCCCCCTGCTGCGCCCCCAGCTGCTGcgccccagccccctgcctgaCCCTGGTGTGCCGCCCAGTGAGCTGCGTGTCCAGCCCCTGCCGACCAGTCTGCACCAGCACCTGCACGCCCTCGTGCTGCCAGCAGTCTAGCTGCCAGCCGGCTTgctgcaccccctccccctgccagcaGTCCTGCTGTGTGCCCGTGTGCTGCAAGCCCGTGTGCTGTGAGCCCGTGTGCTGCAAGCCCGTGTGCTGTGAGCCTGTGTGCTCTGAGGCCTCCTCTTCATGCTGCCAGCAGTCTAGCTGCCAGCCGGCTTGCTgcacctcctccccctgccagcaGTCCTGCTGTGTGCCCGTGTGCTGCAAGCCCGTGTGCTGTGTGCCCGTGTGCTGCAAGCCCGTGTGCTGTGAGCCCGTGTGCTCTGGGGCCTCCTCTTCATGCTGCCAGCAGTCTAGCTGCCAGCCGGCTTGCTGCACCTCCTCCCCATGCCAGTCGTCCTGCTGCAGACCTTCCTCCTGCGTGTCCCTCCTCTGCCGTCCCGTGTGCAGACCTGCCTGCTGTGCCCCCGCCTCCTCCTGCCAGCCCAGCTGCTGCCGCCCGGcctcctctgtgtccctcctGTGCCGTCCTGCGTGTCCCCGCCCGGCCTCCTGTGTATCCCTCCTGTGCCGCCCAGCCTGCCCCCGCCCGGCCTGCTGTGGCCTCTCCTTGGGCCAGGGGTCCAGCTGCTGA